One stretch of Euphorbia lathyris chromosome 7, ddEupLath1.1, whole genome shotgun sequence DNA includes these proteins:
- the LOC136235792 gene encoding mitogen-activated protein kinase homolog NTF3: MATPVEPPNGVIVQGKHHYSMWQNLFEIDTKYVPIKPIGRGAYGIVCSSVNRETNEKVAIKKIHNVFDNRVDALRTLRELKLLRHLRHENVIQLKDVMMPIHSRSFKDVYLVYELMDTDLHQIIKSSQTLSNDHCQYFLLQLLRGLKYLHSANILHRDLKPGNLLINANCDLKICDFGLARTSNGKGQFMTEYVVTRWYRGPELLLCCDNYGTSIDVWSVGCIFAELLGRKPIFPGTECLNQLKLIINILGKQKEEDLEFIDNNKAKKYIRTLPYSPGIPFSRLYPNAHPLAIDLLSKMLIFDPSKRITVDEALQHPYMSSLYDPNNNPPAQVPIDLDIDEDLGEAMIREMMWTEILHYHPEAVTANGQMCM; encoded by the exons ATGGCTACTCCTGTAGAGCCGCCAAATGGGGTTATAGTTCAGGGAAAACATCACTATTCTATGTGGCAAAACTTATTTGAGATTGACACGAAATATGTGCCGATCAAGCCTATTGGCCGAGGAGCTTATGGTATTGTCTGCTCTTCGGTGAATAGAGAAACCAATGAGAAAGTTGCCATAAAAAAGATACACAATGTATTTGATAATCGAGTTGATGCACTGAGGACCTTACGTGAACTGAAGCTTCTTCGGCATCTTCGACATGAAAATGTCATTCAATTGAAGGATGTGATGATGCCTATCCATTCAAGAAGTTTCAAGGATGTCTATCTGGTTTATGAACTCATGGATACAGACCTGCATCAAATAATCAAGTCATCTCAAACACTTTCTAATGATCACTGCCAATATTTCCTATTGCAG TTGCTTCGAGGTCTCAAGTATCTTCACTCAGCAAACATTCTCCACAGAGATTTGAAGCCCGGGAATCTACTCATCAACGCTAACTGCGATCTAAAGATTTGTGATTTCGGTCTTGCACGCACGAGCAATGGCAAGGGCCAGTTCATGACCGAATATGTTGTTACTCGCTGGTATAGAGGTCCAGAACTGCTCCTTTGCTGCGATAACTATGGGACATCTATCGATGTGTGGTCCGTTGGATGTATTTTTGCTGAGCTTCTAGGCCGGAAACCCATCTTCCCTGGCACAGAGTGTCTCAACCAGCTTAAACTCATCATTAACATCCTTGGCAAGCAGAAGGAAGAGGATCTTGAATTCATTGATAACAACAAGGCCAAGAAATACATAAGAACACTTCCATATTCCCCTGGGATACCCTTTTCTCGCCTTTATCCGAATGCACATCCTTTGGCAATTGATCTTCTTTCAAAAATGCTTATTTTTGACCCATCAAAGAGAATAACAGTCGATGAAGCTCTGCAACATCCTTATATGTCATCTCTGTATGATCCCAACAACAATCCTCCAGCTCAAGTTCCGATTGATTTAGACATAGACGAGGATTTAGGGGAAGCAATGATACGAGAAATGATGTGGACGGAAATCCTCCATTACCACCCGGAAGCTGTGACAGCAAACGGGCAGATGTGCATGTGA